The following are encoded together in the Brassica napus cultivar Da-Ae chromosome A9, Da-Ae, whole genome shotgun sequence genome:
- the LOC106369276 gene encoding TVP38/TMEM64 family membrane protein slr0305-like encodes MAASSFTPSTFRIAISLLLLVAIGTAFIFLPVEQKLKDFLLWIKEDLGPFGPLALALAYIPLTIVAVPASVLTLGGGYLFGLPVGFVADSLGATLGATAAFLLGRTIGKSYVTSKIKHYPKFQAVSVAIQRSGFKIVLLLRVVPILPFNMLNYLLSVTPVRLGEYMLATWLGMMPITFALVYVGTTLKDLSDITHGWHEVSVFRWVLMMVGIALAVILIICVTRVAKSSLEKALAENAIDTLDGKKNDDTSMLPIAEPPPPTDHLHEPLDIRIDP; translated from the exons ATGGCGGCGAGTTCCTTTACTCCGTCCACTTTCCGGATAGCAATATCGCTCCTCCTCCTTGTCGCTATCGGCACCGCTTTCATTTTTCTCCCCGTTGAACAG AAATTGAAGGACTTCTTGTTATGGATTAAGGAAGATCTTGGACCCTTTGGTCCACTTGCGTT GGCTTTGGCTTATATTCCCCTCACAATTGTGGCGGTTCCTGCTTCTGTACTTACG CTAGGGGGTGGTTATCTTTTTGGCCTCCCAGTTGGATTTGTAGCCGACTCTCTTGGAGCTACGTTGGGTGCAACAGCAGCATTTCTACTTGGTAGAACG ATTGGTAAATCTTATGTCACCTCAAAAATAAAGCATTACCCAAAGTTTCAAGCTGTTTCCGTTGCAATTCAGAGATCTGGCTTCAAG ATAGTTTTGCTGCTACGTGTTGTCCCCATTCTGCCCTTCAATATGTTGAATTACCTCCTATCTGTCACCCCGGTTCGCCTAGGGGAATACATGCTGGCCACTTGGTTGGGAATGATG CCCATTACGTTTGCGCTAGTTTATGTTGGAACTACTCTGAAAGATCTGTCTGATATTACACATGGATGGCATGAAGTGTCAGTTTTTCGTTGG GTACTAATGATGGTTGGCATTGCTCTAGCTG TAATTCTGATAATATGCGTAACAAGAGTGGCGAAGTCATCATTGGAGAAAGCATTGGCTGAGAATGCAATTGATACATTAGATGGGAAGAAGAATGATGACACATCCATGCTCCCCATTGcagaaccaccaccaccaacggATCATCTACACGAACCTCTCGACATCAGAATCGACCCATAA